From Pseudoleptotrichia goodfellowii, a single genomic window includes:
- a CDS encoding DUF4846 domain-containing protein: MKNNIVNPKGTTIETRYNVPAGYKRVQAEEGSFAQFLRNQKLKPYGEKALFFNGEAKRSEGIYDSVIDVEIGDRDLHQCADAIMLLRGEYFYSKKEYDKINFKFVSGFDAKYSKWMEGYRINPEGKGSYYKKTGSSNTYKDFRNFMTIVFAYSGTLSLENEMKPQALKDMKIGDVFIMGGSPGHAVIIVDMAVNDKGEKIFMLAQSYMPAQQTQILINPENSDMKVWYSLKNKDILVTPQWRFSVDKLRSF; this comes from the coding sequence ATGAAAAATAACATTGTGAATCCGAAGGGAACTACAATAGAAACAAGGTATAATGTGCCTGCAGGATATAAAAGAGTACAGGCGGAAGAAGGAAGTTTTGCACAATTTTTGAGAAATCAGAAATTGAAACCTTACGGAGAAAAAGCTTTATTTTTTAACGGAGAAGCTAAAAGAAGTGAGGGAATATACGACAGTGTTATAGATGTGGAAATAGGTGACAGAGATTTGCATCAATGTGCAGATGCGATAATGCTGTTGAGAGGAGAATATTTTTATTCAAAAAAAGAATATGACAAAATAAATTTTAAATTTGTTTCGGGATTCGATGCAAAATATTCCAAATGGATGGAAGGATACAGAATAAATCCTGAGGGCAAAGGTTCCTATTACAAAAAAACAGGCAGTTCAAATACATACAAAGATTTCAGAAATTTTATGACTATAGTTTTTGCATATTCGGGAACTCTTTCTTTGGAAAATGAAATGAAACCTCAAGCATTGAAAGATATGAAAATCGGAGATGTATTTATAATGGGTGGAAGTCCCGGTCATGCAGTAATAATCGTAGATATGGCTGTAAATGATAAAGGAGAAAAAATATTTATGTTAGCCCAATCCTACATGCCTGCACAACAGACACAAATACTTATAAATCCTGAAAATAGTGATATGAAAGTCTGGTATTCGTTAAAAAATAAAGATATTCTTGTAACTCCTCAATGGAGATTTTCTGTGGATAAATTAAGAAGTTTTTAG
- the ygeW gene encoding knotted carbamoyltransferase YgeW: MVNIKKYIKILEKLNFKSMYNSDFFLTWEKTGDELDAVFIVADALRYLRENNISSKIFDSGLGISLFRDNSTRTRFSFASACNLLGLEVQDLDEGKSQIAHGETVRETANMISFMADVIGIRDDMYIGKGNKYMHDVVNAVTEGNKDGVLEQKPTLVNLQCDIDHPTQSMADALHLIHEFGGVENLKGKKIAMSWAYSPSYGKPLSVPQGIVGLMTRFGMEVVLAHPKGYEIMPEVQKVAEKNAIESGGTFKVTNDMKEAFKNADIVYPKSWAPFVAMEKRTVLYGNGDTQGIKELEKELLEENSKHKDWECTEEFMKNTKNGKALYLHCLPADISGVSCEKGEVEASVFNRYRIPLYKQASFKPYIIAAMIFLSKVKEPEKTLENLMIQNKIRWNF, translated from the coding sequence ATGGTAAATATAAAAAAATATATAAAAATATTAGAAAAGCTTAATTTTAAGAGCATGTATAATAGTGATTTTTTCTTGACATGGGAAAAAACCGGAGATGAACTAGATGCTGTTTTTATAGTAGCAGATGCTCTTCGATATTTAAGAGAAAATAATATCTCATCTAAAATATTTGATTCAGGATTAGGAATTTCATTGTTTAGAGATAATTCTACAAGAACCAGATTTTCTTTTGCATCTGCCTGTAATTTGTTAGGTTTAGAAGTTCAGGATTTGGATGAAGGAAAAAGTCAGATTGCCCATGGTGAAACAGTTAGGGAAACAGCAAATATGATATCATTTATGGCAGATGTTATAGGTATTCGTGATGATATGTATATCGGAAAAGGAAACAAATATATGCATGATGTAGTTAATGCGGTTACTGAAGGAAATAAAGACGGTGTATTGGAACAAAAACCTACTTTAGTAAATCTTCAATGTGATATAGATCATCCAACTCAAAGTATGGCAGATGCGTTACATTTAATACATGAATTTGGTGGAGTGGAGAATTTAAAAGGGAAAAAAATTGCTATGAGTTGGGCATATTCTCCTTCTTATGGAAAGCCATTAAGTGTACCTCAAGGAATAGTGGGTCTTATGACAAGATTTGGGATGGAAGTGGTGCTAGCTCATCCTAAAGGATATGAAATTATGCCTGAAGTTCAAAAAGTAGCTGAAAAAAATGCTATAGAATCAGGAGGAACATTTAAAGTTACAAATGATATGAAAGAAGCATTTAAAAATGCAGATATAGTTTATCCGAAGAGTTGGGCACCATTTGTAGCAATGGAAAAAAGAACAGTTTTATACGGTAATGGGGATACTCAGGGAATCAAAGAGTTAGAGAAAGAGTTGTTAGAAGAAAATTCAAAGCATAAAGATTGGGAATGTACTGAAGAATTTATGAAAAATACTAAAAATGGAAAAGCTTTATATTTACATTGCTTGCCGGCTGATATTTCAGGAGTTTCCTGTGAGAAAGGTGAAGTAGAAGCTTCAGTATTTAATAGATATAGAATACCCTTATATAAGCAAGCAAGTTTCAAACCCTATATTATAGCAGCTATGATATTCTTATCTAAAGTAAAAGAACCTGAAAAAACATTGGAAAATCTTATGATTCAAAATAAAATTCGATGGAATTTCTAG
- a CDS encoding OmpA family protein: MERKSRAIILMMLLLMLSIPTMAFRKLTTTQIRENSIRINALELDEIDITKVKGPKEVTVVLDERSLLFDFDKSNVKPQYYGILQNLKEYIEVNDYDVTIIGHTDSKGTNEYNMKLGMRRAESVKAKMIEFGVPASRIVGVESRGEEEPVATNDTAEGRALNRRIEFKLVRKN, encoded by the coding sequence ATGGAAAGAAAGTCAAGAGCAATAATATTAATGATGTTGTTATTGATGCTTTCGATTCCTACGATGGCTTTCAGAAAGCTTACGACAACACAAATAAGAGAAAATTCGATAAGAATAAATGCATTGGAATTGGATGAAATAGATATAACAAAAGTAAAAGGACCGAAAGAAGTAACAGTAGTATTGGATGAGAGATCATTGTTATTTGATTTTGACAAGTCTAATGTAAAACCTCAATATTACGGAATATTACAAAACTTGAAAGAATACATAGAAGTAAACGACTATGATGTAACAATCATAGGACATACAGACTCTAAGGGAACAAATGAATACAACATGAAACTCGGAATGAGAAGAGCGGAAAGTGTAAAAGCTAAAATGATAGAGTTTGGAGTGCCTGCAAGCAGAATAGTGGGAGTAGAATCAAGAGGAGAAGAAGAACCTGTAGCAACAAATGACACAGCAGAAGGAAGAGCATTGAACAGAAGAATAGAATTTAAACTTGTGAGAAAAAATTAA
- a CDS encoding adhesion protein FadA — protein sequence MKKIILLLAGILTVSSVSYSAPQKSLEQSLNAIEAKFNDLLEKEAQKKREFEAQKAQLEAEVEDLKAKEQGKEKLFEKLKKDSEVRWLRDKYKQVLNNYDTYYKNIAKMIREKEQKISELEAMLSVMN from the coding sequence ATGAAAAAAATCATTTTATTACTAGCGGGAATATTAACAGTATCGTCAGTAAGTTATTCGGCACCGCAAAAGAGCTTGGAACAAAGTTTGAATGCGATAGAAGCAAAATTTAATGATTTACTTGAAAAAGAAGCACAGAAGAAAAGAGAGTTTGAAGCACAGAAAGCACAACTGGAAGCAGAAGTTGAAGACTTGAAAGCAAAAGAACAGGGGAAAGAAAAACTGTTTGAAAAGCTGAAAAAGGATTCGGAAGTAAGATGGTTAAGAGACAAGTATAAACAGGTTCTTAACAATTACGACACATACTATAAAAACATAGCAAAAATGATAAGAGAAAAAGAGCAGAAGATAAGTGAATTAGAAGCAATGTTATCAGTGATGAATTAG
- a CDS encoding helix-turn-helix transcriptional regulator translates to MEYCTLKALKKIGESIAEHFGENCEVLIHDIKSDGHDSRIVYIKNGHVSGRHLGDGPSRIILESSQKKLSKIKDNLCYLTKTKDGKILKSSTLFFSDKTKKRLKYVLSINYDITHLLVVDAAIQTIISTGKDKNKEAIEIPNNVNDLLESLIEKSVELIGKPAPLMTKIEKKKAIKYLNEAGAFLITKSGDRISQYFGISKYTLYSYIDIKNTEKDNKKIISKKEIV, encoded by the coding sequence ATGGAATATTGTACTTTAAAAGCATTAAAAAAAATAGGAGAAAGTATAGCAGAACATTTTGGAGAAAATTGTGAAGTTTTGATTCATGATATAAAATCTGATGGACATGACAGCAGAATTGTATATATAAAAAACGGACATGTTTCAGGCAGACATTTAGGAGACGGACCGTCAAGAATTATTTTGGAATCTTCTCAAAAAAAACTTTCTAAAATAAAAGATAATCTTTGTTATTTGACTAAAACAAAAGACGGAAAAATATTAAAGTCAAGTACTTTGTTTTTTTCTGATAAGACTAAAAAAAGATTGAAATACGTATTATCAATAAATTATGATATAACTCATTTATTAGTAGTGGATGCAGCTATACAAACTATCATCAGTACAGGGAAAGATAAAAATAAAGAGGCTATAGAAATACCGAATAATGTAAATGATCTATTAGAGAGTCTTATAGAAAAATCTGTGGAATTAATAGGGAAGCCTGCTCCTCTCATGACAAAGATTGAAAAGAAAAAAGCCATAAAATATTTAAATGAAGCAGGAGCATTTTTAATAACTAAATCAGGTGATAGGATTTCTCAATATTTCGGGATTTCAAAATACACTTTATATAGTTATATAGATATAAAAAATACCGAAAAAGATAATAAAAAAATAATTTCTAAAAAAGAAATAGTCTAG
- a CDS encoding autotransporter-associated N-terminal domain-containing protein, protein MSNNLKKMEKDLRAFAKRSKDVKYTKGLLFSFLLMGMLTFSDTLTSPEVKSTENAINQTRKELNTSINDLHVAFKQAKRDNNRLLKRANLELIQLMEQGDHVVKSPWSSWQMGMNYFYSDWRGTYKGRGDKAEKYPYEGIFQRDKDEFNRYIAPNSENYGLLPTSTNPRSAASNQRTNLNGYGIASTQPVPEPPAVTEVNAGINPKSVNKVPLNIAAKTANSPTLPEAVKFAPIDPKIVIPADPDLPEAPKFSVVLGADCNEGCDSSASTPRQNTKGNFLGSEENQSKQNIDTILHYTWPNNTGAEKSYAFKMYKEGDTTNLPAPSSGNTYYFNSYNFGGTKEFANGVVASQGDNKNNQRFFIGGSRFWEIDNISSGTFEFPNGKKLNLGGILTLGLVSQENGTELKNSGTITDEEEKDEKWIKEMPYDPGKDYLTIKGPTEDYKVKRSGEGYVGYKVGIAQVQENGSNSYGAINQKMTNSPTGKINFFGERSIGMYVYLPGSTTYAIMKNEGEINLRGSESYGMKIAAKSADRAEMVNASTGKITLGKNGKDSASNSIAMALTADNTVANGVSLKRGNARNEGTITLKDVQNSIGTYVNVDSNITNTSTGKININSTIAKLTEAEKNAGKKQAFNMGMRADSHAGAEIINNGEITIDGSYAIGMLAKGSKLVNTKTISSTNVKNGIGIVGMNGATVENRGTVKVVGTGNTNNIGVLINSGSTGTVGTMAPGASAPSVEVSGDNSTGVLVTGAGSSLTLKGNVKVSGNSITGIVADGTNVKLEDDATVTVDDNGSEAGEIDKKGSYGIVVRGSAGKFEGTGTTVNAKVKTDKSIGLYSEGNLTVKKANITATDGAINFFAKDGKINITGGGTTVTGQKSLLFYTSGTGKVTLGGAMTSTIKGGTTPNTRGTAFYYVSPTRYGTFDKTAIQNYFNNTFGNGTSTLNNLTLNMEQGSRLFVASNVGMNLSDTSATNLMSGITNAPTINGSNYKTFMLYLSKLTINQPVDLNDSNSNYAQLEIANSSIDNANQMTGSQNRQVAMAQENGNDTSGNGYNPGEVTLTNTATGTINLTGEETTGIYAKRGIIRNEGTISVGKKSTAIYLVEDDRGPADGSKAANDATGTIKLGENSTGIFYKVNSAGTHTGTAGGVSNAGRIESTANNVTGISIDNPHSTARIFRNESSGVIDLQGQESTGIFATGTGTYEASNEGKINLASSTNINKPNIGMYTDKSSITLNNNGTITGGNKTVGIYGYNVNLGSTSVAKTGTGGTIVYSKGGNVVANGKLSVGEDGAEGANDAVGVYYVGQGGTVTSNASEINIGNSAYGFVIQNEHGAGVTLTTNTANVTLKNDSVYSYSNNRAGTVINNTVLNSTGNGNYGIYSAGTVTNNRDINFGTGIGNVGMYSIFGGTGTNNATITVGASDTAREKFGIGMAAGYKTRDSANIINSPTGVINVNGKNSIGMYATGASSTAINKGTINLRGENSVGMYLDNGATGINEGTITTVGSPKGAKGVVLSNNSKLINRAGAKININSAEGFGIYRVNSEETNITIANYGDITVSGGATASGKFDPTGGKELEKTAGGVTLKAPKGTTDVNITSKGKPVPNVEKITDPIGHRGNALISRLGMYVDTLRGTNPINGLEKLNVKKAELLYGVEAAQNSNSKYFEVSGKILKPYQDAVKKATGMKWSHNSASFTWMALPSVDGNGVPLKVGMAKIPYTEFAGKKPTPVEVTDTYNFLDGLEQRYDKNALESREKLLFNKLNGIGKNEAVLFYQAVDEMMGHQYANVQQRIYGTGRMIDKEISHLSKEWDTKSKQSNKIKLFGMRDEYNTDTAGVIDYTSNAYGIAYLHEDETVKLGNRSGWYAGAVYNRFKFKDIGRSEENQTMLKLGIFKTMSPVADHNGSLQWTISGEGYVSRNDMHRKYLVVDEIFNANSDYTTYGVAVKNELGYNIRTSERTSIRPYGSLKLEYGRFNTIKEKTGEVRLEVKGNDYYSVKPEVGIEFKYKQPMAVRTTFTTTLGLGYENELGKVGNVKNKGRVAYTDADWFNIRGEKDDRRGNFKADLNLGIENQRFGVTLNAGYDTKGKNIRGGLGLRVIY, encoded by the coding sequence ATGAGTAATAATTTGAAGAAAATGGAAAAAGATTTAAGAGCTTTTGCTAAAAGATCAAAAGATGTAAAATATACAAAAGGTCTTCTATTCAGCTTTCTATTAATGGGAATGTTGACATTTTCCGATACATTGACATCACCTGAAGTTAAGAGCACAGAAAATGCTATAAATCAGACAAGAAAAGAATTGAATACATCAATAAACGATTTACATGTGGCGTTTAAACAGGCCAAAAGAGATAACAACAGATTATTGAAAAGAGCAAATTTGGAATTGATTCAGTTAATGGAACAGGGAGACCATGTAGTAAAATCACCATGGAGCAGCTGGCAAATGGGAATGAACTACTTCTACAGTGACTGGAGAGGAACTTACAAAGGTAGAGGAGATAAGGCAGAAAAATATCCTTATGAAGGTATATTTCAAAGAGATAAAGATGAATTTAATAGATATATAGCACCGAACAGTGAAAATTATGGATTATTACCTACATCAACTAATCCTAGATCTGCTGCTTCTAATCAAAGAACAAATTTAAATGGCTATGGTATTGCTAGTACTCAACCTGTTCCTGAACCACCTGCTGTAACAGAAGTAAATGCTGGGATAAATCCTAAGAGTGTAAATAAAGTGCCTTTAAATATTGCTGCTAAGACTGCAAACTCACCAACATTGCCAGAAGCAGTAAAATTTGCACCTATAGATCCAAAAATAGTTATACCTGCTGATCCAGATTTACCGGAAGCACCTAAATTTTCAGTAGTACTAGGAGCAGACTGTAATGAAGGATGTGACAGTTCTGCTTCTACACCTAGACAAAATACAAAAGGAAACTTTCTAGGATCGGAAGAAAATCAAAGTAAACAAAATATCGATACAATCTTACATTATACTTGGCCAAATAATACAGGTGCAGAAAAATCCTATGCATTTAAAATGTATAAAGAAGGAGATACAACAAATTTACCAGCTCCTTCAAGCGGAAATACATACTATTTTAATTCATATAATTTTGGTGGAACAAAGGAATTTGCAAATGGTGTTGTGGCTTCTCAAGGAGATAATAAAAATAATCAACGTTTCTTTATAGGAGGGTCCAGATTCTGGGAAATTGATAATATTAGCTCAGGGACATTCGAATTTCCAAATGGGAAAAAATTAAATCTTGGTGGAATTCTTACTCTTGGTCTTGTATCTCAAGAAAATGGAACAGAATTAAAAAATTCTGGAACGATAACTGATGAAGAAGAAAAAGATGAAAAATGGATTAAAGAAATGCCTTATGATCCTGGAAAAGATTATTTAACTATAAAAGGTCCAACGGAAGATTATAAAGTAAAAAGAAGTGGAGAGGGATATGTAGGTTACAAGGTTGGAATTGCACAAGTTCAAGAAAATGGGTCGAATTCATATGGTGCAATCAATCAAAAAATGACAAACTCTCCAACAGGAAAAATTAATTTCTTTGGAGAAAGATCTATTGGTATGTATGTATACTTACCAGGAAGTACAACTTATGCAATAATGAAAAATGAAGGAGAAATTAATCTAAGAGGAAGCGAAAGCTATGGTATGAAAATAGCTGCAAAGTCTGCTGACAGAGCAGAAATGGTAAATGCCTCAACAGGAAAAATTACATTAGGTAAAAATGGTAAAGATAGTGCAAGTAACTCAATTGCTATGGCATTAACTGCTGATAACACTGTTGCTAATGGCGTAAGCTTAAAAAGAGGAAATGCAAGAAATGAAGGTACAATAACATTGAAAGATGTTCAAAATTCAATAGGAACATATGTAAATGTAGATTCTAATATAACAAATACTTCTACCGGTAAAATTAATATTAATTCAACTATAGCAAAATTAACAGAAGCTGAGAAAAATGCCGGAAAGAAACAAGCTTTTAATATGGGAATGAGAGCAGATTCTCATGCAGGTGCAGAAATTATAAATAATGGAGAAATAACTATTGATGGATCTTATGCTATTGGAATGTTAGCTAAAGGTTCTAAATTAGTAAATACTAAAACAATAAGCAGTACAAATGTAAAAAATGGTATAGGTATTGTAGGTATGAATGGAGCAACTGTTGAAAACAGAGGAACTGTTAAAGTTGTTGGAACAGGAAATACTAACAATATAGGAGTACTTATAAATTCTGGTTCTACAGGAACTGTTGGAACAATGGCACCAGGAGCCAGTGCACCATCAGTAGAAGTTTCAGGAGATAATTCTACTGGAGTTCTTGTAACAGGTGCTGGCAGTTCATTAACTTTAAAAGGAAATGTAAAAGTATCTGGAAATAGTATAACAGGTATAGTGGCAGATGGGACCAATGTTAAATTAGAAGATGATGCGACTGTAACAGTTGATGATAATGGCTCAGAAGCAGGAGAAATAGATAAAAAAGGCTCTTATGGTATAGTTGTAAGAGGCTCAGCAGGAAAGTTTGAAGGAACTGGTACAACAGTTAATGCAAAAGTAAAAACAGATAAGTCTATAGGATTGTATTCTGAAGGAAACTTAACTGTAAAAAAAGCTAATATAACTGCAACAGATGGTGCGATAAATTTCTTTGCAAAAGATGGAAAAATAAACATAACAGGTGGAGGAACTACTGTAACAGGACAAAAATCATTATTATTTTATACAAGTGGAACTGGAAAAGTTACTCTTGGTGGAGCAATGACATCAACAATAAAAGGTGGAACTACTCCAAATACAAGAGGAACAGCTTTTTATTATGTATCTCCAACAAGATATGGAACTTTTGATAAAACAGCTATTCAGAATTATTTTAATAATACTTTTGGTAATGGAACAAGCACATTAAATAATTTAACATTAAATATGGAACAAGGTTCAAGATTATTTGTTGCTTCCAATGTTGGAATGAATTTGTCAGATACATCAGCAACAAATTTAATGTCAGGTATAACAAATGCCCCAACAATAAATGGTTCAAATTATAAAACATTCATGTTGTATTTGAGTAAATTAACTATAAATCAACCTGTTGATTTAAATGATTCTAATAGTAATTATGCACAGTTAGAAATCGCAAATTCATCTATTGATAATGCTAATCAGATGACAGGAAGCCAAAATAGACAAGTTGCGATGGCACAGGAAAACGGAAATGATACAAGTGGAAATGGATACAACCCTGGAGAAGTAACGCTTACAAATACAGCAACAGGGACAATAAATCTTACTGGAGAAGAAACAACAGGGATATATGCAAAAAGAGGAATTATAAGAAATGAAGGAACAATAAGTGTAGGTAAAAAATCTACGGCTATATATCTTGTAGAAGATGACAGAGGTCCTGCGGATGGATCAAAAGCTGCAAATGATGCAACAGGAACGATAAAATTAGGAGAAAATTCAACTGGAATATTCTATAAGGTAAATTCTGCAGGTACACACACAGGAACAGCAGGAGGAGTGTCTAATGCAGGTAGAATAGAATCTACAGCAAATAATGTAACAGGAATATCAATTGACAACCCACATAGTACGGCAAGAATATTCAGAAATGAATCATCAGGAGTGATAGACTTACAAGGACAGGAATCAACTGGAATATTTGCAACAGGAACAGGAACATATGAAGCATCAAATGAGGGTAAAATAAACCTTGCATCATCAACAAATATTAATAAACCTAATATAGGAATGTACACTGATAAATCATCAATAACATTAAATAATAATGGTACAATAACAGGTGGAAACAAGACAGTAGGAATATATGGATACAATGTCAATCTTGGAAGTACTTCAGTTGCTAAAACAGGAACAGGAGGAACAATAGTATATTCAAAAGGTGGAAATGTTGTTGCAAATGGGAAACTTTCAGTAGGAGAAGATGGAGCAGAAGGAGCAAATGATGCAGTAGGAGTTTACTATGTAGGACAGGGAGGAACAGTAACAAGTAATGCAAGTGAAATAAATATAGGAAATAGTGCATATGGATTTGTTATACAAAATGAACACGGTGCAGGAGTAACATTAACAACAAACACAGCTAATGTAACACTAAAAAATGATTCAGTTTATTCTTATTCAAATAATAGAGCAGGGACAGTTATAAACAATACAGTTTTAAATTCTACTGGAAATGGAAACTATGGAATCTATAGTGCAGGAACAGTTACAAATAATAGAGATATAAATTTTGGAACAGGTATAGGTAATGTAGGAATGTATAGTATATTTGGTGGAACAGGAACGAATAATGCAACTATAACAGTAGGAGCCTCTGATACAGCGAGAGAAAAATTTGGAATAGGAATGGCTGCAGGATATAAAACAAGAGACTCAGCAAATATAATAAATAGCCCTACAGGAGTAATAAATGTAAATGGTAAGAACAGTATTGGAATGTATGCGACTGGAGCTTCATCAACTGCAATAAATAAAGGTACAATAAATCTTAGAGGAGAAAATTCAGTAGGGATGTATCTGGATAATGGAGCAACAGGAATAAATGAAGGAACAATAACAACTGTTGGTTCTCCTAAAGGAGCTAAAGGAGTAGTTTTAAGTAATAATTCGAAATTGATAAATAGAGCAGGAGCTAAAATTAATATAAATTCTGCAGAAGGATTTGGAATATACAGAGTAAATTCTGAAGAAACAAATATTACTATAGCAAACTATGGAGATATAACAGTAAGTGGTGGAGCAACAGCTAGTGGAAAGTTTGATCCAACAGGAGGAAAAGAATTAGAGAAGACAGCAGGAGGAGTAACATTAAAAGCACCTAAAGGTACTACAGATGTTAATATAACATCAAAAGGAAAACCTGTACCAAATGTTGAAAAAATAACTGATCCAATAGGACATAGAGGGAATGCTTTGATATCAAGATTAGGAATGTATGTTGATACTTTAAGAGGAACTAATCCTATAAATGGATTAGAGAAGTTAAATGTTAAAAAAGCTGAATTATTATATGGAGTAGAAGCTGCGCAAAATTCAAACTCTAAATATTTTGAAGTTTCTGGGAAAATTTTAAAACCATATCAGGATGCTGTAAAAAAAGCAACAGGAATGAAATGGAGTCATAATTCTGCTTCTTTTACATGGATGGCATTACCTTCAGTTGATGGAAATGGAGTACCTTTAAAAGTTGGAATGGCAAAAATACCATATACAGAATTTGCTGGGAAAAAACCAACACCAGTTGAGGTAACTGATACATATAATTTCTTAGATGGTTTAGAACAAAGATATGATAAAAATGCTCTTGAATCTAGAGAAAAATTATTATTTAATAAATTAAATGGAATAGGAAAAAATGAAGCAGTTCTATTCTATCAGGCAGTAGATGAAATGATGGGACACCAGTATGCAAATGTACAGCAGAGAATATATGGAACAGGAAGAATGATAGATAAGGAAATCAGTCATCTGTCTAAAGAGTGGGATACTAAGTCTAAACAGTCAAATAAGATAAAACTATTTGGAATGAGAGACGAATATAATACAGATACAGCAGGAGTAATAGATTATACAAGTAATGCATATGGAATTGCATATCTGCATGAAGATGAAACAGTTAAACTTGGAAACAGATCAGGATGGTATGCAGGAGCGGTATATAACAGATTCAAGTTCAAGGATATTGGAAGATCAGAAGAAAATCAGACTATGTTAAAACTTGGAATCTTCAAGACAATGTCACCGGTAGCAGACCATAACGGAAGTCTTCAATGGACAATATCAGGAGAAGGATATGTATCAAGAAACGACATGCACAGAAAGTATCTTGTAGTTGATGAAATCTTCAATGCGAATTCAGACTATACAACATATGGAGTGGCAGTTAAGAACGAACTTGGATATAATATAAGAACAAGTGAAAGAACAAGCATAAGACCATACGGAAGTTTAAAACTTGAATATGGAAGATTCAATACAATAAAGGAGAAAACAGGAGAAGTAAGACTTGAAGTAAAAGGAAATGATTATTACTCTGTAAAACCTGAAGTAGGAATCGAATTCAAATATAAACAACCTATGGCAGTAAGAACGACATTTACGACTACATTAGGTTTAGGATATGAAAACGAACTTGGAAAAGTAGGAAATGTAAAAAATAAAGGAAGAGTGGCATATACTGATGCGGACTGGTTTAATATAAGAGGAGAAAAAGACGACAGAAGAGGAAACTTTAAAGCGGATTTGAACCTCGGAATAGAAAATCAGAGATTCGGAGTAACATTGAATGCAGGATATGACACAAAAGGTAAAAACATAAGAGGCGGATTAGGACTTAGAGTTATTTACTAA
- a CDS encoding helix-turn-helix transcriptional regulator, whose translation MEKIEKKLLEEKDFIGIFGVNELKKFFSIKEKEKKFGKEYKLISKNEKLKCMLERYRIDEDYEVSILNTVGEMDKGFFYPSINMNIYEIMYCLHGECIISSGNESYFMKKGSILIYKMNNDNINEYSFKSSNFKKILIFLDIDKLETSLSKSIDKNLILEWKEKVINIFENNIFCYGKTNSEIDILSNQIENMNIDNIDDYLEFKMKIFKFLFLILKLRITPVKEVSINEEEVVMKLKGMIDGYAISEIPTIKEMYETVGISNYHLQKAFKKIEGITIYQYVQKKKMDYSKHLLETSDKNIIDIAMEIGYENPSKFSKTFKKYFGILPSKYLKKN comes from the coding sequence ATGGAAAAGATAGAAAAAAAATTATTGGAAGAAAAAGATTTTATAGGAATATTTGGGGTAAATGAACTAAAAAAGTTTTTCAGCATAAAAGAAAAAGAGAAAAAATTCGGAAAAGAATACAAGTTAATATCTAAAAATGAAAAATTGAAATGTATGTTGGAAAGATACAGAATTGATGAAGATTATGAAGTTTCGATTTTGAATACAGTCGGTGAAATGGACAAAGGATTTTTTTATCCTTCAATAAATATGAATATATATGAAATAATGTATTGTTTACATGGAGAATGTATAATTTCTTCGGGTAATGAAAGTTATTTCATGAAAAAAGGCAGTATTTTAATTTATAAAATGAATAATGACAATATAAATGAATACAGTTTTAAAAGCAGTAATTTTAAGAAAATTCTGATTTTTTTGGATATTGATAAATTGGAGACAAGCCTTTCAAAGTCCATAGATAAAAATCTTATTCTTGAGTGGAAAGAAAAAGTTATAAATATTTTTGAAAATAATATATTCTGTTATGGAAAAACAAACTCGGAAATAGATATTTTATCAAATCAGATAGAAAATATGAATATTGATAATATTGATGATTATTTGGAATTTAAAATGAAAATCTTTAAATTTTTATTTTTAATTTTAAAGCTCAGAATAACTCCTGTAAAAGAGGTGTCAATAAATGAAGAAGAAGTTGTAATGAAATTGAAAGGAATGATTGACGGCTATGCAATTTCGGAAATACCTACAATAAAAGAAATGTATGAAACTGTAGGAATAAGCAATTATCATTTGCAAAAGGCATTTAAAAAAATAGAGGGAATTACTATTTATCAGTATGTTCAGAAAAAGAAAATGGACTACTCAAAACATCTGTTAGAAACATCGGATAAAAATATAATCGATATCGCAATGGAAATAGGTTATGAAAATCCGAGCAAATTTTCCAAAACATTTAAAAAGTATTTCGGAATTTTGCCGAGTAAATATTTAAAAAAGAATTGA